CGCTGCCATGGTCCAGAAGAATTTTATCCGGTTTCATATCACTCCTCTCCATGGTAGCGGTAATAGGCCGCGCAGGTTCCTTCACTGGAGACCATGCAGGGACCCACCGGTGCCATGGGGTTGCAAACCGTTTTGTATAGCGGGCACTGGGGAGGAATCTTCACGCCGGTCAGGATCTCGCCGCAGGCGCACCCCTTAGGTTCCGGCTTGGCCGCCACACGAATGTCGAACTTTCTGACCGCATCGAAGGCGGCGTAGGTTTCGCGGATGGCCAGGCCGCTGGCCGCAATGGTGCCCAGCCCCCGCCAATCGGCATCGGCCACCGCAAACACCTCATTCATGACCGCCATGGCTTTGGGATTGCCCGCATCGCAGACGGCCCGTGAATAGGCGTTTTCCAGGGCCGGATGGCCGGATGCCACCTGATCCACCAGCATGGCGATGCTTTCGAGCAGATCGCTGGGCTCGAATCCGGCCACGACGCAGGGTACCCGGTGAGCGTCGAAAAACGGCCGGTAGGCCGCAACACCAATGATCACGGAAACATGACCGGGCAGCAAAAATCCGTCGATATTCAGCTCTCCCGCGGCCAGGGCCTCCAGCGCCGGGGGAACGGTCTTGTGGGCCGACATGACGAAAAAGTTGTCCAACCCCTCCTGGTGGGCCGCCAGGATGGCGGCGGCAACGGTCGGGGCCGTGGTTTCGAAGCCCACCCCCAGAAAAACCACCCGCTTGTCCGGATTTTGCTTGGCCAGGTTGACCGCATCGAAGGTCGAGTAGACGATGCGCACATCGGCCCCTTCGGCCTTCTCTCGCTGCAGGGAGGAACCGCTGCCCGGCACCCGGATGAGATCGCCGAAGGTGGCCACGATGGTGTCCGGCTGTCTGGCAAGGGCGATGAAGGCGTCGATCTCCCCCTGCGCCGTCACGCAAACCGGGCAGCCGGGGCCGGACAACAGGCTGATGCTTTCCGGCAAGAGGGAACGGATGCCGCTTCTGAAGATGGACACGGTGTGGGTGCCGCAGACTTCCATGAAGCGAACCGATTTCCGGCACGCGCTGCTGATGCGCTGGACCAGATGCCGGGCGATTTTAGGGTCGTGAAATGCGGTGTTGTCGATTGTCATAGACTCGATCTTCCGATGGTTTCTAAAGGCCTCAAGAGAAAGAATTTGGCAAGGCTAAAGGAAAGAAGCTGTATTCGAAATACCGCAACGACCGATAACGCCGTCCAAATCCTTTCTCTAATGGCCGTCCATTTTCGCTGCCGCCACCACGGCCTGCCCCAGCGAAATCCCACCGTCGTTGGTCGGCACCAGACGGTGGGTGAGCAGGTTGAAGCCGCTTTTCTCCAACGCGGCGCCCATTCCGGTCAGCAGGCGATTGTTTTGAAAGACGCCGCCGCTCAGGGCCACCCGGTCGATGCCCGCAGCCGTTCGCAGGTGGCAGCACAGATCGTGGAAAAGCCGGATCAGGGTGTTATGGAAACGGGCACTGATCGTCGACGGCGTGCAGCCGTCCAACAAATCGTCGACCACTCCTTTAATAATGGAAGTTGTATCGATCGGAATCGGACCGCTGCCCGTTTCCTCCCAGCCAAAATCGTACTCGTCCGAGACACTGTCGTCGGCGATCATCTCCAGTTCCATGGCCGCCTGGCCTTCAAAGGCCACCTGGTTGCGCAGACCGACCATGGCGGCAACGGCGTCGAACAGCCGGCCCAGGCTGGAGGTCAGCGGGCTGTTGATGCCCTTGTCCATCATCTGGAAGAGCACCGCAATCTGCTGCGTATCGATCGGTTTTAAAAAAGACAACCCCGGATGATCGGCCGCCGCAACATCGGCTGCCCGCAGGTGGCTGAGGGCCATGCGCCAGGGCTCCCGGATGGCGGCGGTACTGCCGGGCATGGGTACGGGAGCCAGATGGGCCGCCCGGGTGAAACTGCGACAGTCCGCCACCAGCACCTCGCCCCCCCAGATGGTGTTGTCGGTCCCCAGGCCCGTTCCGTCGAAGGCCAGTCCGATGACCGGTCCATCCGTCTGGTTTTCCGCCAGGCAGGCGGCAATGTGGGCGTGGTGATGCTGCACCTCGATCAGCGGAATATCTCCTAATTCCCTGGCGTAGCGGGTGCTCATGTAATCCGGGTGCAGGTCGCAGGCCACCGCCTTCGGTTCGATGTCCAGGATGCGCTTGAGATGGTTCACCGTCAGTCGGAAAAAATCGTCCGTGGCCTGGTTTTCCAGGTCGCCGATATGCTGGCTGACAAAGGCCTGGCGACCCCGGGTGAGGCAGACGGTACTTTTCAGCTCGGCCCCGCAGGCCAGAATGGGAAGCACCTCATCTTTAAGAAACACCGGCACGGGCACATACCCGCGGGAGCGGCGGATCGGCCGCATGTGGCCGGCGGCGTGCCGGACGATGGAATCGTCGGAGCGCAGATAGATGTCCCGGTCGTGGATCAGGTAGTCGTCGGCAATGTCGGCCAGGCGGGCAAAGGCTTCTTCATTATCGATGGCGATGGGCTCTTCGCTCAAATTGGCGCTGGTCATCACCAGGGCGTCGAAACCGGCATCCAGCAGCAGGTAATGCAACGGGGTATAGGGCAGCATGATGCCAAAATAGCGGTTGCGGGGCGAAACCGCTTCGGCGATGGGCGTGTCGGCTTTCTTTTCCAGCAGAACGATGGGCCGTTGGATGGAGCAAAGCAGTTCTTCTTCCGCTTCATTCACCTGGGCGATGGCCCGGACGCGCTGCATATCGGCGCACATCAGGGCCAGGGGTTTTTCTTCCCGGTGCTTGCGCCGGCGCAGCCGCTCCACGGCCTGAGCATTGGTGGCGTCCACGGCCAGATGGAAGCCGCCCAGCCCTTTAACGGCCGCAATGCGTCCCGCCTTGATTCGTTTGGCTGTTTCCACGATGGGATCGTCGGCTTCGACCGACCGCCCCTCACCGTCGTACAGGATCACCCGGGGACCGCAAACCGGACAGGCGTTGGGCTGGGCGTGAAACCGGCGGTTGTCGGGATCGTCGTACTCGGCCTGGCACTGCGGACACATGGTGAAGTGGCGCATGCTGGTTTTGGGCCGGTCGTAGGGAATGTCGTCGATGATGGTGTAACGGGGGCCGCAGTTGGTGCAGTTGATAAAAGGATACCGGAAGCGGCGGTCGTTGGGATCACGCATCTCGGCCAGGCAGTCGTCGCAGACCCGCACATCCGGAGAGATCAGAGTCTGCCGGGTGGCGCTGGCCCGGCTCTTGACGATGGAAAAAGCGTCAAACCCCGTTATGGCTTGGGGCTTTTCGGTAATTTCGACGATGTGCGCCAATGGCGGCTTGCGATGGGGAAGATCGTCGGTGAACTGCCGGATACGGTCGGGCGGGCCTTCCAGGATCAGGGTTACACCCGTGGCGGTGTTGGCCACCTCCCCTTTCAGACCGTAGTGGTTGGCCAACTGATAGATGAAGGGCCGAAATCCCACACCTTGGACGATGCCGTTGATTTCCAGGCGTTTTGCCGAAGTTGCCGCCGTCATGGCCCGATGGGGTGCTCAGCCTTGATCCGGGTCCATATCGTCAACCATCGCCGCGGCTTCCCGCAGCAGCCGGATGGATTCGGCCGCTGCCGCCGCGTCCAGCTTCTGGATGGCAAATCCGGCGTGGACGATCACGAAATCGCCCACGGCCGCATCCTCCAGCAGCATCAGGCTGGCCGAGCGCTGGACACCTTCCACGTCGATGGTGGCCATGCCGCCTTCAATTTCGACGATTTTGGATGGAATGGCAAGGCACATGGGTTTCAGGCTCCCTCTTTTTCCGTGTAGACCACTTCCAACCGGTCCAGTTCAGTGAGCACCATCTGGATCACATCATCGATGCGGTCCGCCGTTGCCGCGGTCAGATCCACAGACAACGTTTCGATATCCTTGGGCTCGATGCCGACGATGACCGTTTCCGGCACCTTGTCCAGCGCCTGGCAAAGGGTCAGGGATTCGAGAAAATCGATCTGATGCAGCGAATTTTTTGCCCGGATGCGCTCGGGAATCGCCTCGCCGTCGATGCGGTACAGGTCGCCGGGCTGGCCGCCGTTGCGAATGACGTCCACAACGATGAGCTGATCGGCTTCGGATATGATGCCCATCAGGTTGATCCCCAGAACGCCGCCGTCGATCACCGACACATTGTCCGGAAAATCGTAGCGTTCTTCCAGCGCCTCCACCACCCGGATGCCGAAACCCTCGTCGCTGAGAAGAATATTGCCGACGCCCAGAATCATGACATGTTCAGAATTCATATCCCCGGTCTTTTCGCTGCGGTTGTTTTTCTTTTCAAGCCGATGCCTGGCCTGAAGGCAAGTTGTATAGGTAGCACTAAATGGATACGGGTTCAAGGCATCTCAATGGTAAAAATCCCTTCTGTCCGCGGGAATCGCCAGATTTTTGATATCCAGGGAAACGTAACCCATTCGGCCGGCGATCACGGAAACCGGCTGCTGCCAGGCGACCTTGTAGCCGCCGATCATGGCCGGAAACATCACCACAACATAGTAGTTGCCGACAGGAACGTCCAGAAAGGCGAAATTTCCGGTATCCGAGGACTCCGTATGGGCGATCAGATAGCCGGGTTGGTTGCGATGCTGAGCGAACTGCTTGTAAAAATCGAGGTGCATCTGATTGATGCGGTCCAGGCGTCGATGGGTTTCCATCTCTTCCAGACCCGAAACCTGGGGGACCGGGATCTCCTGGCTGGTCAGAAAAACGGAAAGATATTGGCCGTAGATCCGCTGCCCGCTTTCGTCGGTGATGCAAAGGCTGCCCAGCAGTCCCTGCATTGCCAAGACGGGGGGTGCGGACCCTGCGCACAAAATCGAAAGAATGACCGACAACACCGCCCATCTAATAGCTCTACGGATAAATTGCTGACAATGTGGGGGTTGAACGTACATGGCCGTCACCTCCTGCAACTTTGGAACCGTTATTGAAAATACGCTCAAAAGATGGAATAGTAAACCCCAATGCCGATCAACCGAATCCGCCACCGTTTCAGGAGGCGTCCATGGATCGTTCATATATGGGAAAGGTGCTGTGGGTCAACCTGAGCACCGGCGTTCTTTCCACCGAACGCATCCCCGATAAAATTTACAGCCGGTTTTTATCCGGCACCGGACTGGCCTCCTGGCTGCTGTACCATCGCATTCCCGACCGGGCCGATCCTTTAGGCCCGGACAATGTCCTGGGGTTTGTGTCCGGGGTTTTAACCGGCAGCGGCTCCCTGTTCACCGGGCGCTGGATGGTGGTGGGCAAAAGCCCCCTTACCGGTACCTGGGGGGATGCCAATTGCGGCGGCAACCTGTCCCCCGGCATCAAGGGATGCGGCTTCGATGGCATCTTTTTCACCGGACAAAGTGAGCGGCCCGTCTACTTCTATGCCGACACCCGCAAAGCCGAACTGCGCGATGCCAGCCACCTGTGGGGCAAGGACGCCATCGAAACGGAACGGATCCTGATCAAGGCCCACGGGAAAAAACAGCGGGCCCGGGTGGCCTGCATCGGCATGGCCGGGGAGCGGCGATCCCTGATTTCCGGCATCGTGAACCACGGCGGACGGCTGGCGGCCCGCAGCGGGTTAGGGGCCGTGATGGGGGCCAAAAAGCTCAAAGCGGTGGTCCTGTGCGGCGCCCACCGGGTCAAGGTTTACGACCGGAAGCAAATGAAGGCCCTCAGCCTGAAATGCAACGAACACGTCGCTTTTCAGCCGCCTTTTTTAAACGGTACCATGACCGCCTACCTGGGCACCCTCATGCGGCTGTTGCCCACCCAGATGGAACTGGACGGCATGCTCTACAAGATCATGCTGAAAAAATGGGGCACCGTGAACCAGAACCAGATGGCCATCGAGACGGGCGATGCTCCGGTCATGAACTGGAAAGGCTCCAACCGGGATTTCGGCCTGGAGCAGTCCAAACTCATCGATCCCGACGAATTCACCAAACCGGTGGTGGCCAAATACTTCTGCTACTCCTGCCCCTTGGGTTGCGGCGGCATCAACCTGGCGCCCGACGGCAAGACTGAAGTCCACCGGCCCGAATATGAATCCACCATCGCCCTGGGCGGGTTGTGCCTCAACGAGGATGCGGACAGCATCTACTATCTCAACGAACTGCTCAACCGCGCCGGCATGGATACCATTTCGGTGGGCGGTACGGTGGCCTTTGCCATCGAATGTTATGAAACCGGCCTTCTGACCACCGAGGAGACCGACGGCCTCAAACTGACCTGGGGCAATACCGACGCCATCGTTCAGCTGGTGGAAAAAATGGTCAAACGCGAAGGGATCGGTGATCTGCTGGCGGACGGAGTCAAACGGGCCGCCCTGCAGATCGGCAAAGGGGCCGACAAAATGGCCATCAACGCCGGCGGCCAGGAACTGGCCATGCATGATGGGCGCTTCGATCCCGGATTCGCCGTTCATAACGTGGTCGAACCCACGCCGGGAAGGCACACCATCGGCTCCTACATGTACTACGAAATGTTCCAGCTCTGGCGGCAAATACCGGATTTGCCCGATCCCTCCCTGCTCTATTTCAAGGGCAGCAAATATCGGGCGAGCCGCGAGAAAGCAGTCATGGCGGCAGCCTGCAGCCAGTACATGAACGTGATCAACGGGGCCGGATGCTGCCTGTTCGGCGCTCTTCTGGGCGCCCACCGCATCCCGGTATTCGACTGGCTCAACGTCGCCACCGGCTGGGACGCCGACCCCGAAGCATACATGCGGGTCGGCCACCGCATTCAGACCGTCAAGCAGTTGTTCAACATCAAGCAGGGCGTCTCGCCCAGGGACATCCGCATCAGCCGGCGGGTGCTGGGCGACCCGCCCCAGAAAGAAGGCGCCAACAAGGGGAGAACGGTGCCCCTGGAAAAGCTGCGGCGCTATTACTGGCAGGAAATGGGATACGATATGGAAAGCGGCGTTCCCACGGCGGCCTGCCTGGCCCGGTTGGGGCTGGAAGACGAGGCGCTGTAGCCATGGCCTACGAAATCACCCATCTCTGTGTGGGCTGCGGGGTGTGCAAACGCATCTGCCCGGTGGACGCCATAACGGGAAAAAGCAAAAAGCTTCATCGCATCGACCCTTCCGTCTGCATCGACTGCGGAGCCTGCGGGCGCATCTGCCCCCACGGAAGCGTGAAGGACATCGATGGCAACGTGTGTGAACGCATCCGCATCCGCTCCCGCTGGCCCAAACCGGTGTTCGATCCTTTTCTTTGCATGGCCTGCACCATTTGCGTGGAAGCCTGCCCCACCAGCTGCATCGATTTGAGAGCGGACCGCGGCACCCGGGAAACCCTTCGGCGTCCCTTTCTGAAAAACGAACGCCACTGCATCGCCTGCGGGTTCTGTTCCGCCGAGTGTCCGGTGGATGCCATCGCCATGTCCGACGAAAAAGCCTGACGCACCTTTTACCGGCAGCTGTAAGGGCACGGCGCGCCGTGCCCTTACCCGATTCCCCAATAAAAAAACCCCCTCCCGAAAAGACTTCCGGGAGGGGGTTTGGTTTTCAGCGCGGTGCGTTACACCACTTTGAATTTATACACTTCGTTGGAGTCCGGATCGATCACATGCACGGCGCAGGCGATGCAGGGGTCGAAGGAGTGAACGGTCCGCAGCACTTCCAGGGGCTGCTTGGCATCGGCGATGGGCGTGCCGATAAGAGACTCTTCCACCGGCCCCAGCTGGCCCTGTTGATCCCTGGGACCAAAGTTCCAGGTGGACGGAACCACATACTGGTAATTGCCGATCTTGCCGTCCTCGATCTTGATCCAGTGGCCCAAAGCGCCCCGGGGTACGTCGTTGAGCCCGACACCCATGGCGCTGTCCGGCATTTCGTAAGGTTCGTAGGTCTTGGTATCGCCGTTCTTGATGTTTTCCACCAGTTCCATGATCCAGCCCTGCATGGCGTCGCCGATGGCAATGGTTTCCAACCCACGGGCGGCGGTTCTGCCCAGGGTGGAGAACAGCGCGCCGGCGGGAACGCCTAGCGTCTGAAGGGTGCTGTCCACGACCGGTTTGATGTCCTTGTGGCCCTTGCCGTAGGCGATCAGGACGCGGGCCAGCGGCCCCACTTCGCAGGAAAGGCCGTCGTAGCGCGGCGCCTTGAGCCAGGTATATTTTCCGCCGTCGGGACGGTATTTGGGATCTTCCTGCAGGGGTTTGGTCTCTCCCTTGTACGGATGCAGGGCCGGGCCGTCTTCGTACCAGGCGCGGGTGACTTCTTCGGTGACCTTCTCTTCATAGGCCATATCGATGTTGGCCAGATCCCGTTTCTTGATCACACCTCGGGGCAAGTAGAGGCTGTCCGGTTCGGCTTCCGTCTGGGGGAAGTCGCCGTAGGCCAGGAAATTGGTGGTGCCGCCGATGGCGCCCCAGTCCTTGTAGAAGGAAGCGACCGCCAGCAGATCCGGGATGTAGACGTTTTTGATGAAGTCCTGGGTTTCTTTGGTGATGTAGAGAAACTCGGCGATGCGGTCCGGGGTCAAGTCGGCCACGCTGGTGACGCCGCCCACGACCAGGGACTGGGGATGGGGGTTCTTGCCGCCGAAGATGGCGTGCATACGGGCTGCGCGGGCCTGCAGCCGCAGGGCCTCGATGTAGTGCGCAGCGGCCATCAGGTTGGCCTCCGGCGGCAGCTTGTAGGCCGGATGGCCCCAGTAAGCGTTGGAGAAGGGTCCCAGCTGGCCGCTGTCCACGAAGGTCTGGATGCGCTGCTGAACCTGCCTGTAATATGCGGCACCGCCCACCTGGGCGTTGCTGACGTTGTCCGCCAGGGCGGCGGTCTTCTTGGGGTCGGCCTTCAGGGCGCTGACAATATCGACCCAGTCCAGGGCGTGCAGATGATAAAAATGGACCAGGTGATCGTGCTGGTATTGGGCGCCGTGGAGCAAATTGCGGATGATACGGGCATTTTTGGGAATCTTGAGCCCAATGGCGTCATCCACGGCCCGCACCGACGAAACAGCATGAACATAGGTACAGACGCCGCAGGAACGCTGCACGAAATGTTGGGCATCCCTCGGATCGCGCCCTTGAAGAATCAGTTCGATGCCGCGGAACATCTGGCCCGAACTCCATGCATTGACAACTTTCCCCCCGGCCACTTCCACCTCGATGCGAAGGTGGCCTTCTATTCTGGTAATCGGATCGACAACTACGCGTTTACCCATTATATCGTCCTCCCTTATTCGTTAAAGGAATTGTTCGGTTCTCGGTTTTACATCTCTTCGTAGAACGGAGTCATCTTGTCCCAGAAGCCCGGTTCGCTGCAGCCGATGCAGGGATGGCCCGCTTCCACCGGCCAGCTGGTACCGTCGTTGAATTTGGCGATCGGGCAGTTGTTGTAAGTTTCCGGACCGCGGCAGCCCACCTTGTACAGGCAGTATCCCAGGGCGGCTTCTTCGCTGCCGAACTCCTCCACGAACTCTTCGTTTTCGAAATGGGCGCGACGGGGGCACTGATCGTGAATGGTCTTGCCGTAGGCAAACAGGGGGCGTCCGCTTTCGTCCAGGTCGGGTAGCTTGCCCAGAAGGAGATAATTGACCACGGTTCCCACCAGGTTGATGGGGTTGGGCGGACAGCCGGGGATGTTGAGGGTCTTGATGCCGATGGCCTCGCCGACGCCTTTGTACCCGCCGGGGTTGGGAGCGGCGGCGGGAATGCCACCATAGGAGGCACAGGTACCCAGAGCGATCACGGCGGCGGCCTTGGGACAAACCTCCTTGGCGATTTCCAGGAACGAACGGCCGGCGACCTTGCCGTACCCACCGTTGTACTTGGTGGCCACGGAGCCTTCGACGACGCAGATGAATTTGCCGTTGTATTTCTCGACGGCGTGCTGCAACTGCTCCTCGGCCTGATGGCCGGCGGCGGCCATGATGGTTTCGTGGTATTCCACGGAAAGCACTTCCAGGACCAACTCGTCGATGTAGGGATACTGGGTACGAAGCAGGGCTTCAGAACATCCGGTGCATTCGGCAAAATGCAGCCAGATTACGGGTGGGCGCTGAGCCGGAGCGGCGAAGACCTCGGCCACCTTGGGCACATAGGCGGCGGACAGCCCCATAGTTGCCGTCAGGGCCGTGCAGTACTTCATGAAATCTCTTCGTGAGACGCCTTTCTCCTTCAGCCTTTCGTAAAATGATCTTTCCTTGTCCATTGGCACCTCCTGATGCTGGTTATGGATAATTGTGGAACAAAAAAAGGAAACCGGTTCATACACAACTCAGCCGATCGGCAGTGGCCGTTATCGGCGTCGTCATGGTTGCACCGGTTCTTCCAGATCGCGATAGGTTCGAATTGTTTGTTAAAGCAACGTTCACTGCGTTTCGCAATTCGCTCAATTGTCGGATCCGTTCAACAGCGATTACTGCCATCCGATTAGCCGCCCGGTTCTTCGCAGGCATAAATGCACAGTCGTTGGCATTCGGTAACGCTGAACTGCTTTCAATTCAATAACAAAAGAAAAAATAAACGGTATTTAGGACTTTTAGTGGAAGCCCCGCATCAAGTCAAGGGTAAAAGGGGTTTATTGGCTATTGTTCAGGCGGGTTGGGCTCCAAGGGGGGAGAAATTCGGCAACCGCTGCCGAAGATGGTTGGCAAAGCGCCCGCAGGAACAAATCGGGCGCGTCGGCTTTCCGCCACGGCTGCCGGGATCAGACGTCATCCATGTCGTCATCTTCGTCGGATATGGTAATGTTTTTTTTCAGGTTCTTGATAATGCCTTTCTCTTCGAAACCGTCATCCATGTCATCGTCTTCGAGCAGATCGTCCACATCCATGTCTTCATCTT
This window of the uncultured Desulfosarcina sp. genome carries:
- the hypD gene encoding hydrogenase formation protein HypD, which codes for MTIDNTAFHDPKIARHLVQRISSACRKSVRFMEVCGTHTVSIFRSGIRSLLPESISLLSGPGCPVCVTAQGEIDAFIALARQPDTIVATFGDLIRVPGSGSSLQREKAEGADVRIVYSTFDAVNLAKQNPDKRVVFLGVGFETTAPTVAAAILAAHQEGLDNFFVMSAHKTVPPALEALAAGELNIDGFLLPGHVSVIIGVAAYRPFFDAHRVPCVVAGFEPSDLLESIAMLVDQVASGHPALENAYSRAVCDAGNPKAMAVMNEVFAVADADWRGLGTIAASGLAIRETYAAFDAVRKFDIRVAAKPEPKGCACGEILTGVKIPPQCPLYKTVCNPMAPVGPCMVSSEGTCAAYYRYHGEE
- the hypF gene encoding carbamoyltransferase HypF; the encoded protein is MTAATSAKRLEINGIVQGVGFRPFIYQLANHYGLKGEVANTATGVTLILEGPPDRIRQFTDDLPHRKPPLAHIVEITEKPQAITGFDAFSIVKSRASATRQTLISPDVRVCDDCLAEMRDPNDRRFRYPFINCTNCGPRYTIIDDIPYDRPKTSMRHFTMCPQCQAEYDDPDNRRFHAQPNACPVCGPRVILYDGEGRSVEADDPIVETAKRIKAGRIAAVKGLGGFHLAVDATNAQAVERLRRRKHREEKPLALMCADMQRVRAIAQVNEAEEELLCSIQRPIVLLEKKADTPIAEAVSPRNRYFGIMLPYTPLHYLLLDAGFDALVMTSANLSEEPIAIDNEEAFARLADIADDYLIHDRDIYLRSDDSIVRHAAGHMRPIRRSRGYVPVPVFLKDEVLPILACGAELKSTVCLTRGRQAFVSQHIGDLENQATDDFFRLTVNHLKRILDIEPKAVACDLHPDYMSTRYARELGDIPLIEVQHHHAHIAACLAENQTDGPVIGLAFDGTGLGTDNTIWGGEVLVADCRSFTRAAHLAPVPMPGSTAAIREPWRMALSHLRAADVAAADHPGLSFLKPIDTQQIAVLFQMMDKGINSPLTSSLGRLFDAVAAMVGLRNQVAFEGQAAMELEMIADDSVSDEYDFGWEETGSGPIPIDTTSIIKGVVDDLLDGCTPSTISARFHNTLIRLFHDLCCHLRTAAGIDRVALSGGVFQNNRLLTGMGAALEKSGFNLLTHRLVPTNDGGISLGQAVVAAAKMDGH
- a CDS encoding HypC/HybG/HupF family hydrogenase formation chaperone, whose product is MCLAIPSKIVEIEGGMATIDVEGVQRSASLMLLEDAAVGDFVIVHAGFAIQKLDAAAAAESIRLLREAAAMVDDMDPDQG
- a CDS encoding HyaD/HybD family hydrogenase maturation endopeptidase — encoded protein: MNSEHVMILGVGNILLSDEGFGIRVVEALEERYDFPDNVSVIDGGVLGINLMGIISEADQLIVVDVIRNGGQPGDLYRIDGEAIPERIRAKNSLHQIDFLESLTLCQALDKVPETVIVGIEPKDIETLSVDLTAATADRIDDVIQMVLTELDRLEVVYTEKEGA
- a CDS encoding carboxypeptidase-like regulatory domain-containing protein, encoding MYVQPPHCQQFIRRAIRWAVLSVILSILCAGSAPPVLAMQGLLGSLCITDESGQRIYGQYLSVFLTSQEIPVPQVSGLEEMETHRRLDRINQMHLDFYKQFAQHRNQPGYLIAHTESSDTGNFAFLDVPVGNYYVVVMFPAMIGGYKVAWQQPVSVIAGRMGYVSLDIKNLAIPADRRDFYH
- a CDS encoding aldehyde ferredoxin oxidoreductase family protein, coding for MDRSYMGKVLWVNLSTGVLSTERIPDKIYSRFLSGTGLASWLLYHRIPDRADPLGPDNVLGFVSGVLTGSGSLFTGRWMVVGKSPLTGTWGDANCGGNLSPGIKGCGFDGIFFTGQSERPVYFYADTRKAELRDASHLWGKDAIETERILIKAHGKKQRARVACIGMAGERRSLISGIVNHGGRLAARSGLGAVMGAKKLKAVVLCGAHRVKVYDRKQMKALSLKCNEHVAFQPPFLNGTMTAYLGTLMRLLPTQMELDGMLYKIMLKKWGTVNQNQMAIETGDAPVMNWKGSNRDFGLEQSKLIDPDEFTKPVVAKYFCYSCPLGCGGINLAPDGKTEVHRPEYESTIALGGLCLNEDADSIYYLNELLNRAGMDTISVGGTVAFAIECYETGLLTTEETDGLKLTWGNTDAIVQLVEKMVKREGIGDLLADGVKRAALQIGKGADKMAINAGGQELAMHDGRFDPGFAVHNVVEPTPGRHTIGSYMYYEMFQLWRQIPDLPDPSLLYFKGSKYRASREKAVMAAACSQYMNVINGAGCCLFGALLGAHRIPVFDWLNVATGWDADPEAYMRVGHRIQTVKQLFNIKQGVSPRDIRISRRVLGDPPQKEGANKGRTVPLEKLRRYYWQEMGYDMESGVPTAACLARLGLEDEAL
- a CDS encoding 4Fe-4S binding protein: MAYEITHLCVGCGVCKRICPVDAITGKSKKLHRIDPSVCIDCGACGRICPHGSVKDIDGNVCERIRIRSRWPKPVFDPFLCMACTICVEACPTSCIDLRADRGTRETLRRPFLKNERHCIACGFCSAECPVDAIAMSDEKA
- a CDS encoding nickel-dependent hydrogenase large subunit, with product MGKRVVVDPITRIEGHLRIEVEVAGGKVVNAWSSGQMFRGIELILQGRDPRDAQHFVQRSCGVCTYVHAVSSVRAVDDAIGLKIPKNARIIRNLLHGAQYQHDHLVHFYHLHALDWVDIVSALKADPKKTAALADNVSNAQVGGAAYYRQVQQRIQTFVDSGQLGPFSNAYWGHPAYKLPPEANLMAAAHYIEALRLQARAARMHAIFGGKNPHPQSLVVGGVTSVADLTPDRIAEFLYITKETQDFIKNVYIPDLLAVASFYKDWGAIGGTTNFLAYGDFPQTEAEPDSLYLPRGVIKKRDLANIDMAYEEKVTEEVTRAWYEDGPALHPYKGETKPLQEDPKYRPDGGKYTWLKAPRYDGLSCEVGPLARVLIAYGKGHKDIKPVVDSTLQTLGVPAGALFSTLGRTAARGLETIAIGDAMQGWIMELVENIKNGDTKTYEPYEMPDSAMGVGLNDVPRGALGHWIKIEDGKIGNYQYVVPSTWNFGPRDQQGQLGPVEESLIGTPIADAKQPLEVLRTVHSFDPCIACAVHVIDPDSNEVYKFKVV
- a CDS encoding hydrogenase small subunit; translated protein: MDKERSFYERLKEKGVSRRDFMKYCTALTATMGLSAAYVPKVAEVFAAPAQRPPVIWLHFAECTGCSEALLRTQYPYIDELVLEVLSVEYHETIMAAAGHQAEEQLQHAVEKYNGKFICVVEGSVATKYNGGYGKVAGRSFLEIAKEVCPKAAAVIALGTCASYGGIPAAAPNPGGYKGVGEAIGIKTLNIPGCPPNPINLVGTVVNYLLLGKLPDLDESGRPLFAYGKTIHDQCPRRAHFENEEFVEEFGSEEAALGYCLYKVGCRGPETYNNCPIAKFNDGTSWPVEAGHPCIGCSEPGFWDKMTPFYEEM